A stretch of the Chroogloeocystis siderophila 5.2 s.c.1 genome encodes the following:
- a CDS encoding LLM class flavin-dependent oxidoreductase — translation MKFSLFYFSGDGSTTNNNKYRLLIEGAKFADHHDFAGIWIPERHFDAFGGLYPNPAVAGAAIAMVTKRIQIRSGSVVMPLQDPLRVAEEWSMVDNLSQGRVSLSFAPGWHPNDFVLYPDKYAHKKEIMWRDIQVVQQLWQGNAIIRRGGNGNVNIHTFPKPIQSRLPIWITSLSDETFIAAGRIGANILTSPLYQSLDEILNKVSLYRRSLAQHGHDPQQGKVALMIHTFIGSDIDVVKAKVKQPFKNYLKTHFDLVVKSAGDLRFSIDPQTLTPQDLDDLLEFSFESYFNGKVLMGTPEYCRKMIDNLQQAGVDEIAALIDFGVEFDAVMESLQTLQDIKRHYVAKGAEVQRELQITRVCE, via the coding sequence ATGAAATTCAGTCTATTTTATTTCTCTGGTGATGGCTCCACCACCAACAACAATAAGTATCGTTTGTTGATCGAAGGCGCAAAGTTTGCTGACCACCACGATTTTGCAGGTATCTGGATTCCCGAACGCCATTTTGATGCTTTTGGCGGTTTGTATCCGAATCCAGCGGTAGCAGGTGCAGCGATCGCGATGGTGACGAAACGCATTCAAATTCGCTCAGGTAGCGTTGTTATGCCATTGCAAGATCCCTTGCGCGTTGCCGAAGAATGGTCAATGGTTGACAACCTTTCGCAAGGTCGCGTCAGCCTTTCGTTTGCACCAGGTTGGCATCCGAATGATTTCGTTCTTTATCCCGACAAGTACGCGCACAAAAAAGAAATCATGTGGCGCGATATTCAAGTTGTGCAGCAGTTGTGGCAAGGAAACGCGATCATCCGCAGAGGTGGTAATGGCAATGTCAACATTCACACCTTTCCTAAGCCGATTCAATCTCGTCTCCCGATTTGGATTACATCATTATCCGACGAGACATTTATCGCAGCAGGTAGAATTGGCGCGAACATTCTCACCTCACCGCTGTATCAAAGCCTCGATGAAATCTTAAATAAAGTATCGCTATATCGGCGATCGCTCGCGCAACACGGTCATGATCCACAGCAAGGTAAAGTTGCGTTGATGATTCATACGTTTATTGGCAGCGATATTGATGTTGTCAAAGCCAAGGTGAAACAACCCTTCAAAAATTACTTGAAAACACATTTCGACCTGGTTGTGAAATCTGCTGGTGATTTGCGCTTTTCGATCGATCCTCAAACGCTAACGCCGCAAGACCTCGATGACTTACTCGAATTTAGCTTCGAGAGTTATTTTAATGGCAAAGTTTTGATGGGAACTCCTGAATATTGCCGCAAGATGATTGATAATCTGCAACAAGCAGGAGTCGATGAAATTGCCGCGCTGATTGACTTTGGCGTAGAGTTTGACGCGGTGATGGAAAGTCTACAGACGTTGCAAGATATTAAGCGTCATTACGTGGCAAAGGGTGCAGAGGTGCAGAGGGAACTACAAATTACACGAGTATGTGAGTGA
- a CDS encoding type I polyketide synthase, translating to MSWNQNGLEIAVIGLSGRFPGSKNIAEFWNNLAAGIELVSTFSEETQSVNAIAKVGGVLSDVDQFDAAFFGFNPREAEAMDPQHRLFLECAWEALENAGYSTDVNQLVGVFAGVGMGTYLLYNLSPNQDFMASRGFLQTLVGVDKDYLPTRVSYKLNLTGPSVSVGTACSSSLVAVHLACQSLLSGECDMALAAGVAVKVPQNELTLSPDEIASPDGHCHAFDCRANGTVGGNGIGVVVLKRLEDAIADRDCIYAVIKGSAINNDGALKVGYTAPSEEGQTRAIRTAQMIAEVEPETISYMETHGTGTTLGDPIEIAAMTQAFRESTNQKQFCAIGSVKTNIGHLDAAAGIAGLIKTILALHHQQIPPSLNFETPNPQINFAESPFYVNTQLREWKTNGNPRRAGVSSFGFGGTNAHIILEEAPVLPKQTTQGYQLLTLSAKTATALTQATLNLRDRLCQAPDLNLADVAYTLQIGRRSFDYRRMIVAQSVEEAIQALEDPQRMVTGYTQGDRAIVFMFPGQGSQYINMARELYNSEPLFQAECDRQFTILAQHNIDLRRVIYPPAEEAQTTQLTQTSLTQPALFVIEYALAKLWMSWGVQPRAMIGHSIGEYVAACLAGVFSLEDALRLVTVRGQLMQQQPPGAMLAVHLSAADVQPFLHASLSLAASNSPHLCVVSGTIEAIQNLERELTAKGIESRLLHTSHAFHSAMMEGVVEPFLKQFESIRLNLPQIPFISNVTGTWIAATAATDPQYWAQHLRQTVQFSQGIAELLNIPDAIFLEVGPGSTLSTLAKQTAPSVFASLPHPKAQLGDRGFLLQTVGKLWLEGVAIDWSSFYAHQQRHRVPLPTYPFERQRYWIEPPQASSSATVTRKTDIADWFDVPSWKRSTIPQIVKSPQKQCWLIFADHSNLATAIAQRLQQQEQQVIHVYAGESYSHHDNVYTIDPGDREHYQTLIQEVLSRAQAPIIAHLWTLAELAFDEAQKLGFYSLLYLAQALGQHQSPTISINVVSSNIQQVIGTEDIYPAKATVLGACQVISQEYVNLTCRHIDVVPLSDIDQIIAEMRSPAAEIQVAYRGNYRWIPTYEPLRLETVEQTALRTQGVYLITGGLGEIGLAVAEYLAHTVQAKLVLVSRSPLPPRQDWERWLKNTQNTISVKIRKIQALEAIGAEVLVLSADVADHAQMQAVMSRIEQTFGQLHGIFHTAGVAGDGIVQLKTAETAADVMRPKVQGTLVLSQYQPLDFLVLFSSLSAIQGGVGQVDYCAANCFLDAFARSHAKQRVISINWDMWQIGMGAQKITELPDSLKQARLAALNTGISPQEGIEALHRILQSHCTQAIVSPRDWQTISLQDRIEVDTSVDVVDPPSNHARSLPTAYVAPSNEIEQQIAALWQEQLGIERIGVNDNFFELGGHSLLAVRIVSRLRELYQVELSLRVLLSEAPTVAGLASVITAQLQPDDSDEMTRLLAEIENLSLDEVQAQLASQQNL from the coding sequence ATGAGTTGGAATCAAAATGGTTTAGAAATTGCAGTTATTGGATTATCTGGAAGATTTCCAGGTAGCAAGAATATCGCAGAGTTTTGGAACAATTTAGCAGCAGGAATTGAATTAGTTTCAACTTTTTCAGAAGAGACACAATCTGTAAATGCGATCGCAAAAGTCGGTGGAGTATTATCAGATGTCGATCAATTTGATGCGGCGTTTTTCGGTTTTAATCCGCGCGAGGCGGAAGCGATGGATCCGCAACATCGCCTCTTTTTGGAATGCGCTTGGGAAGCACTCGAAAATGCAGGTTACAGTACCGATGTGAATCAATTGGTTGGCGTATTTGCTGGCGTAGGGATGGGAACATATCTGCTGTATAACCTCAGTCCCAACCAAGACTTTATGGCATCGCGAGGGTTTCTGCAAACATTGGTGGGAGTCGACAAAGATTACTTACCTACGCGAGTTTCGTACAAATTAAATCTTACAGGACCGAGCGTGAGTGTCGGCACAGCTTGCTCAAGTTCTTTGGTAGCAGTGCATTTAGCGTGTCAAAGTCTACTCAGTGGCGAATGCGATATGGCTTTAGCGGCGGGAGTTGCGGTCAAAGTACCACAAAATGAATTAACGTTATCTCCCGATGAAATTGCTTCTCCTGATGGGCATTGTCACGCGTTTGATTGTCGGGCGAATGGTACAGTTGGCGGAAATGGCATTGGCGTGGTTGTTTTAAAGCGCCTTGAAGATGCGATCGCCGATCGCGACTGTATTTATGCTGTCATCAAAGGTTCTGCAATTAATAATGATGGTGCGCTTAAAGTAGGCTACACCGCGCCGAGTGAGGAGGGACAAACGCGCGCAATCCGTACGGCGCAAATGATTGCTGAAGTTGAACCAGAAACGATTTCCTATATGGAAACTCATGGTACAGGAACAACATTAGGCGATCCGATTGAAATTGCCGCAATGACGCAAGCTTTTCGCGAGTCCACCAATCAAAAACAGTTTTGCGCGATCGGTTCTGTTAAAACGAATATTGGACATCTCGACGCCGCAGCGGGAATTGCAGGTTTAATTAAAACGATTCTAGCGCTGCATCACCAGCAAATTCCTCCTAGTCTTAACTTTGAGACTCCCAACCCACAAATTAATTTTGCCGAAAGTCCGTTTTACGTTAATACTCAGTTACGCGAGTGGAAAACTAACGGTAATCCACGTCGTGCGGGAGTGAGTTCGTTTGGTTTCGGTGGTACAAACGCGCATATTATCTTAGAAGAAGCCCCTGTCTTACCAAAACAGACAACTCAGGGATATCAACTTTTAACACTGTCTGCTAAAACGGCGACGGCTTTAACGCAAGCAACGCTCAATCTGCGCGATCGCCTTTGTCAAGCACCTGACTTAAATTTAGCCGATGTTGCTTACACGCTTCAAATCGGTCGTCGATCTTTCGATTATCGGCGGATGATTGTCGCGCAAAGTGTAGAGGAAGCAATTCAAGCGCTTGAAGATCCGCAACGTATGGTTACAGGTTATACGCAAGGCGATCGCGCTATCGTTTTCATGTTTCCTGGACAAGGTTCGCAATACATAAACATGGCGCGGGAACTTTACAACAGCGAACCCTTGTTTCAAGCTGAATGCGATCGCCAATTTACCATCCTTGCACAACACAATATTGACCTGCGGCGTGTCATCTATCCTCCGGCAGAAGAAGCTCAAACAACGCAACTAACGCAAACTTCCCTCACTCAACCCGCACTCTTTGTTATTGAGTATGCACTAGCAAAACTATGGATGTCGTGGGGCGTTCAGCCGAGGGCGATGATTGGACACAGCATTGGCGAATATGTTGCGGCGTGTCTGGCTGGAGTTTTTTCGCTCGAAGATGCGCTGCGGTTAGTTACAGTACGCGGACAACTGATGCAGCAACAGCCTCCTGGTGCAATGCTTGCTGTTCATTTATCCGCCGCAGATGTACAACCATTTTTACACGCATCACTCTCACTGGCGGCGAGTAATAGCCCACACTTGTGCGTTGTTTCCGGAACAATTGAGGCGATCCAAAACCTAGAACGCGAGTTAACTGCCAAGGGAATTGAGAGTCGTTTGTTGCATACTTCCCATGCGTTTCATTCAGCGATGATGGAAGGCGTTGTCGAACCATTTTTAAAACAGTTCGAGTCGATTCGCCTTAACCTGCCACAAATTCCGTTTATCTCAAATGTAACAGGCACTTGGATCGCAGCCACAGCCGCAACAGATCCACAATACTGGGCGCAACATTTGCGGCAAACAGTCCAATTTTCGCAAGGAATTGCTGAACTATTAAACATTCCCGATGCGATTTTCCTAGAAGTAGGACCAGGATCGACACTTAGCACTTTAGCAAAACAAACTGCACCAAGCGTTTTTGCTTCCTTACCGCATCCCAAGGCACAATTAGGCGATCGCGGATTTCTTTTGCAAACTGTAGGAAAACTTTGGCTAGAAGGTGTTGCGATTGATTGGTCTAGCTTTTACGCACACCAGCAACGTCACCGCGTACCGTTACCGACGTATCCTTTTGAACGCCAGCGATATTGGATCGAACCACCCCAAGCTTCAAGCAGCGCGACAGTAACACGTAAAACTGATATTGCAGACTGGTTTGATGTCCCATCGTGGAAGCGTTCAACTATACCGCAGATTGTCAAAAGTCCTCAAAAACAATGTTGGTTAATTTTTGCCGATCACAGCAACTTAGCCACAGCGATCGCGCAACGCCTACAGCAACAAGAACAACAAGTTATTCACGTCTATGCTGGTGAAAGTTACAGTCACCACGATAATGTTTACACGATTGATCCAGGCGATCGCGAACACTACCAAACCCTGATCCAAGAAGTCCTTTCTCGCGCACAAGCCCCAATTATTGCGCATCTGTGGACGCTCGCAGAGCTTGCGTTTGACGAAGCACAAAAGCTAGGATTTTACAGTTTACTCTATTTAGCACAAGCCTTGGGGCAACATCAAAGCCCCACAATTTCGATTAATGTTGTTTCGAGCAACATTCAACAAGTCATCGGTACTGAGGATATTTACCCTGCAAAAGCAACGGTTTTGGGCGCGTGTCAAGTCATTTCGCAAGAATACGTTAATTTGACTTGTCGGCATATCGATGTTGTTCCGTTATCAGACATCGACCAAATTATCGCCGAAATGCGATCGCCTGCGGCTGAAATTCAAGTTGCTTATCGTGGCAATTACCGTTGGATTCCTACTTACGAACCACTGCGCTTAGAAACTGTTGAGCAAACAGCTTTGCGAACTCAAGGCGTGTATCTGATTACAGGAGGGCTAGGCGAAATTGGTTTAGCCGTTGCTGAATATCTGGCGCACACGGTTCAAGCCAAATTGGTGTTAGTCAGTCGTTCGCCGCTACCACCACGTCAAGATTGGGAACGCTGGCTCAAAAATACACAAAACACAATATCTGTCAAGATTAGAAAAATTCAAGCCCTGGAAGCGATCGGTGCTGAAGTTCTCGTTTTAAGTGCTGACGTTGCCGATCACGCGCAGATGCAAGCTGTCATGAGTCGCATCGAGCAAACATTCGGTCAACTTCACGGCATTTTTCATACCGCAGGTGTTGCAGGCGATGGCATTGTTCAACTCAAAACGGCTGAAACTGCGGCTGATGTGATGCGACCTAAAGTTCAAGGGACGCTGGTGCTGAGTCAATATCAACCGCTCGATTTTCTTGTGCTGTTTTCGTCATTAAGTGCGATTCAAGGCGGTGTGGGACAAGTTGACTATTGTGCGGCAAACTGTTTTCTCGATGCCTTTGCGCGATCGCATGCCAAACAACGCGTCATATCAATCAATTGGGATATGTGGCAAATCGGTATGGGAGCGCAAAAAATAACCGAACTTCCCGATTCGCTCAAGCAAGCACGTTTGGCAGCACTCAATACAGGTATTAGTCCCCAAGAAGGAATTGAGGCATTACATCGCATTCTGCAAAGTCATTGCACTCAAGCGATCGTCTCGCCGAGAGATTGGCAAACAATCTCCTTACAAGATCGCATTGAAGTTGATACTTCAGTTGATGTTGTCGATCCGCCATCCAATCATGCGCGATCGCTACCTACAGCTTATGTTGCTCCCAGTAACGAAATCGAGCAACAAATTGCCGCACTTTGGCAAGAACAACTTGGAATCGAACGTATAGGAGTCAACGATAATTTCTTCGAGTTAGGCGGACATTCATTATTAGCAGTAAGAATCGTATCGCGCTTACGCGAACTGTATCAAGTTGAATTGTCACTGCGGGTATTGCTATCCGAAGCGCCTACTGTCGCCGGATTAGCAAGTGTGATTACCGCACAATTGCAACCGGATGACTCGGATGAAATGACTCGCCTCCTTGCCGAAATTGAAAATTTATCCCTCGATGAAGTACAAGCGCAGTTGGCATCACAACAGAATTTGTAA